GCGACACCGCGTCGATGAGGTGTTTCAGGCGATAGGGAATACCGAAGTTCCACATCGGCACGCTGATAAGAACGACGTCGGCGCAATGAAAGCGCGCTGCAAGAGTTCCGATTGCGGCCCAGACATCCTTTTGCTCGTCCGTCAGGGCCCTGCCGGCTAAGCCCGCATATTTTGCATCGAGTGCAGGACCGTCGAAGGCCGGGATGTAGGTCGTCCAGACGTCGAGCGTATCAATCGTCGCCCGCGAGTGGGTGGTTTCCCATTGTTCTATGAAGCGGGTTGCGACATCGAGCGATGCGGACAATTCCTTCCGCGGCGAACCGACGATATGAAGCATATGCATGACAAAAGTCCTCGGTTCTTCACTGCAGAGTGCGGCGACTGCCGCTTGAGAAAGGGGGGTGTTGGGCGGGACGGACGCCGTCGATGAGCCAGGCGGCGACGAGCAAGGAAACTCCGATCGCAGCAACCGCAACGGTGAAGGCATGGGCGACAATCAAGGGGCTCGATCGTCCGTCCATCATTGCGTAGAATAATCCGCCGATCAGAGCGATGCTGAGCGAGCCGCTGATTTGTAAGATGGAGCTTACCAAGCCCGCGCTGAGCCCCGCCCAACGACCGTCGATACGTTCAACGACGGTCCGGACGAGCGTCGGTAGTGCGAATCCTTGTCCAATTCCGATCAGAATGGTCGTGAGTGACGTGACCGTTCCAAAATCGAGAAATGCAGCGATGGCAGAGCTAAACATCCCTGTCGCCAGAACGATCATCGCAAATGTCGGCGCGCGGCGGCCAAGCCCCTTGGTAAGGCCCGCGCTGAACAGCGGGCTGATCGCGAAGCCGAACGCAAATGGCATGATGGCAAGGCCTGCCTCAAGCGGCGTACGGCCCAGCGCATCCTGCTGATAGATCGAGAAGACCAGAAAGAAGGCGGCAAATGCGTTGTAGAGAAGCGTGGCGGTCAGACCACGCACCAGGCCCGGTGCTGCAAGGATCCCCGGCGGGAACAGCGGATCGCGTCCGCGCGCGACAACGCGCTTCTCGTAGAACCAGAAGATTATGAAAAGTGGGAAAGCGGACGTGAGGAGGGTTATTACCCAGACTGGCCAGCCATGTTCGGGGCCTTCGACGATTGGAATGATCATGGCAGTCAGGGCTGCCGCTAAGAGGATGACGCCGCCAATATCGAGGCGCTGAGCTCGATCGTCGCGTGTTTCTCGCAACAGGATGATCGAAAGCGGAATAACGACAGCGATAATCGGCAGATTGACGAGAAAAATGCTCCGCCAGCCGAGGCCGAATGGGTTGATGGCAACCAGCAGGCCGCCGAGCAATTGGCCGAGGATGGCTCCCAATCCGAAGGTCGCCGCGTAATAGCCCATTGCTTTCGGCCGCTCGTGCTCCGGGAAAAGGACGCGGATAGTGGCAAGCGATTGCGGCATGAGAATCGCTGCGAAACCACCTTGGACGATGCGGCTAATGACGAGGGCGTTGGCCGACGATGCGATCCCGCAGGCGAGCGAGGCGAGAGCGAAACCAATGATGCCGATGAGGAAGATCAGGCGTCGGCCGAAAATATCGCCAAGACGTCCGCCGGTGATAAGGAGCACGGCATAGGCGCAGGCATAGCCGGACAGGACGAGTTCAATGGCGGCCGGCGTCGCCTTGAGATCTGATTGAATCGATGGCAGCGCGATGTTGACGATGAAGAAATCGACCGGCGACAGCAGTGTGCCCGCCAGCATGACGAATAGGGCAGGCCAGCGGCGGGATTCCAGGCTAGCTCCCTTAAACGAAGGAGAGACGGCCCGCTCCGACAATGAGGAGGTCTCGCTCACGGCAGCC
This Methylovirgula sp. DNA region includes the following protein-coding sequences:
- a CDS encoding NAD(P)H-dependent oxidoreductase encodes the protein MHMLHIVGSPRKELSASLDVATRFIEQWETTHSRATIDTLDVWTTYIPAFDGPALDAKYAGLAGRALTDEQKDVWAAIGTLAARFHCADVVLISVPMWNFGIPYRLKHLIDAVSQKNVLFTFDGENLNGLLNGKKMVIVAARGARLGGDYPEKDFDHQVAYLRIWARMVGITEVQVIVVEGTLLGREADEAARANARAQAHELAATL
- a CDS encoding MFS transporter, whose protein sequence is MSETSSLSERAVSPSFKGASLESRRWPALFVMLAGTLLSPVDFFIVNIALPSIQSDLKATPAAIELVLSGYACAYAVLLITGGRLGDIFGRRLIFLIGIIGFALASLACGIASSANALVISRIVQGGFAAILMPQSLATIRVLFPEHERPKAMGYYAATFGLGAILGQLLGGLLVAINPFGLGWRSIFLVNLPIIAVVIPLSIILLRETRDDRAQRLDIGGVILLAAALTAMIIPIVEGPEHGWPVWVITLLTSAFPLFIIFWFYEKRVVARGRDPLFPPGILAAPGLVRGLTATLLYNAFAAFFLVFSIYQQDALGRTPLEAGLAIMPFAFGFAISPLFSAGLTKGLGRRAPTFAMIVLATGMFSSAIAAFLDFGTVTSLTTILIGIGQGFALPTLVRTVVERIDGRWAGLSAGLVSSILQISGSLSIALIGGLFYAMMDGRSSPLIVAHAFTVAVAAIGVSLLVAAWLIDGVRPAQHPPFSSGSRRTLQ